GATGGGTCCACATGAATATAGAATAAAGTTACGagaagtattatttttattggtgTTACGTGttacgaaaatatattataaattattttgtaaaactatCCGCCAAATAAACATTATACTTCATAATGACTAATGACTTCTAATAATCCTTTCAAATaactttaaatacaaatttttcaattatataggtaattttatattaataacgaaTGTATAAGTATGCAGTGCAGTATGtttaacaattaaattttccataaaactTACGTAgtttaaaaaggaaaacagtCTTATAGGAACATTTATACATGTAACAGAAAAGCTTAAAAGTTCACTTGAGGTCTAAAATGTTTTTGCAGCTTATTTGCCTTAAATTGCAATTGTGTAGAATATTTTGCCTGGACTCTTTCCATATATTTGATATCTCTCATTTTCTTTACAACTGCCTCTTTTTGTGTTTCTGACCATCCTAAAGCTCTATATTGCGACAATATTTTATGCAGTTTTGTACTCTTTGATACTGCAACTGCCCTATTTGGATTTAAGTTTTGTTTATAGTATCTGAACAGAGATCTATGACCAATAATACTTCCTGATGGTAATACTAGCTGATAATCGCCATCATCTAATTCTGGTATTTCAATCTCTGCATCTGGATCACCAATTTCTGCATCAGGATAGCTGGATGAATAATCATAAAATTTTGCATATTCTGCTAATGCATCTCCTTCGTGCAACATTTTACAATGACCTTTATCTATCATATGTGCCCTAACAGCCTCAACGGTTTGAAAACATCTTCctgttaatttattataaacaaaCACAATTAGTTTTccaatttctttataattataaaaatacaaatttaaattaacttaCCAGAATCGTTACACCAAATGCACATGTATCCAGCAAAAATTTTTTCTCCAAGATACACAAGTAAACCTTTAATGTCTGTGCAATATTCAGGATCTGGTATGAAGAACGAATGTGCAATTGTCATATGTTTTAGATTGCGTACCAATGACCTACTATGATGATTGCAAAATAAACAATTGTTATTTATGACTGGATTTTCAGTATCTTCCATCCATTCGTCAGAATTTACAGATTCAATATCAGAATCTACTTCCATATCGTCACTTAGTTGTTTTACAGAAACTTCTCCTTGTccatttttcttaattacagAACCAAACGATGGACCAGCATTATTTTCAAGATCTTCACTTTCAGTTTCAAAAGGAACATCTTGTTTTGCACATTTCTCCCTGTGtttttttgataataaatgattttcaTATTGATTTCTTGTGTTGAAATTCTTCTTACATATTTTACAACTTATCgttccttcttccttttctttgtcATCTTTGGTCCTTTGTGCAATCACTCTTTTCTGAAAATCTTCTATGGATGCAGGAGGTAGTTCAgctacttttctttttaaattgtatCTGTGCCAGTCTGATTTGTAGTGTTGTCTCTGTATATCTAAATCTCTGAATACTACTCGGCATGTGATGCAAGTAAACGGCGAAGTCATTTTTGTTAATAGATTTTAACAAACCAAAAATTAACAACAGTCAACAACTTTATAAATTTACTATTCTTAAGCGTCAAAGATTTcgttgttaaatattaactatattataacatttactgcagtttatttattacgttaatCAATATTACGAATACTAGTAGTTGTTAATGAACATTGAGGTTATGTTGGTGATTCAACACAATTACTATTATCGAAACTTATAACATTGCATCAGTATATTCAGAAGCATACATAGATTTACTTCTTTACTTGTaagataagaaaattttttgataaattatcaATAAGTCGTATACTTTTGACGACAATCTTGCGAAATACGTACTTGTGAAAAAACTAAGCATTATAACTATAACATCAAAAAGGTCATCAATAAGTTTGTcgttagtttttaatttttaagataaGTTTTTGATTGTgactgaaaaattaaatactttaatactaaaaatatctgttaaatgtatatttgtttattcacATGgctttatattaattaattaattatatgattaGACAAGACTACTGTTATCGttattgtttctttaaatCAATCCGAATTGGGTCATTCTTTATACTCATATAAGCAAACAAAAGTCTTTCTCTATTGCATTCATATagtgaataaatttttacatcgTTGTATGTtaagataatatttcaatgataAACATCAACGAATCTcttatcaaaataattaaggAATCGAATGAGAAATGAAACCACGAAATTTTGATTACATCTTTGATGATGATAATGTACGAGGTCACATGgggattaaataaaaaacaaatatgtattaaaaaaagtagaaatagTGATGGTTTGAATCTTAATTTTGAGCGATTTAATGCTACAAAAATTCATATCACTTTGAACacaattcaatatttaaaactcTTAAAAGTCTTGAAAATTATGTAAGTCTTAAGACTTGTATGTAGCAAATCTTAGTAGTATTAAAAGTAGgatatattaaagaaattgtaGATTGTAGATACAAGATATTGAATGCATTAAGATTTATTAGACATATCGAAACTTTAAAGATTCAAGATTAAAGACTTATCGAGACTtccaaaatttttcaaatataaaagcaTGCTTAGATCCGAATTCTTCGCaatatgtagatatatatTCAAAACAATTCTGTATTATCTCACCTGAAAGTCAAAGTGAgagtaaatacaaaatacaactaGTCACGTGGTATTCCAGCTATTGGCTGATTAGTCTTAGCAAATTATGATCTTCTGGGACAGCTTTATATCAttggagaaaatatttaagcTGACCtgctaaatttaatatatttacttgATACGTTGTAACGGAAGTATTTGCTCAGTATAGATCAATGTAGACAAATGTATTCGATTTTCCAATttaggaaattaatattcgaaaatgtaacgttttattttactttattacaaTCAGGTATGTACAACCGAACagaagattattttatatgtgaaGATGAGTAAAAAGTGTACAAAAGCTTTTCCGGTTCCTTTCCTGAAAAATTTGAGTTGGAAAATGTTCAAtcaaacattaaattaattaatttttaaatgcggattttttgaaaacaaaccaattgtattctatattttcgatttaGTTTAATTTACTTTAGTATCACGCGATCTGACACACTCCGTATTTTACAATTGAAAAGTTGCAATATTGGTTTTGATTTGCcgcttattattttaaatttacttataacATTTACAACGTTTAAAGCTCTATTCAACAAAGAATGTATgtgttcatttaaaaaatcatcttTTAGTTTTTATCATTTGTATCATTCATCGTTAAAACCATAGCTAATACGACCGTGATTCAACCTGAATTATGAATTCAACTTCGTTTTCCCTAGATTTCGAACATATGGTTTTATTTACTTCTCCTAACTGGATTCGTTGGTGAAAAAGATTAGGTAGCTGCACAAATATCAGTCTCGGGGATTCACGATTGACGTTTACGGCCCTGGTTTCGAGGATCGTTTCGTTTGCAGTTGTATTCAGATAGTAGCCGTC
This genomic window from Bombus fervidus isolate BK054 chromosome 5, iyBomFerv1, whole genome shotgun sequence contains:
- the LOC139987135 gene encoding cytoplasmic 60S subunit biogenesis factor ZNF622, which translates into the protein MTSPFTCITCRVVFRDLDIQRQHYKSDWHRYNLKRKVAELPPASIEDFQKRVIAQRTKDDKEKEEGTISCKICKKNFNTRNQYENHLLSKKHREKCAKQDVPFETESEDLENNAGPSFGSVIKKNGQGEVSVKQLSDDMEVDSDIESVNSDEWMEDTENPVINNNCLFCNHHSRSLVRNLKHMTIAHSFFIPDPEYCTDIKGLLVYLGEKIFAGYMCIWCNDSGRCFQTVEAVRAHMIDKGHCKMLHEGDALAEYAKFYDYSSSYPDAEIGDPDAEIEIPELDDGDYQLVLPSGSIIGHRSLFRYYKQNLNPNRAVAVSKSTKLHKILSQYRALGWSETQKEAVVKKMRDIKYMERVQAKYSTQLQFKANKLQKHFRPQVNF